One genomic window of Deltaproteobacteria bacterium HGW-Deltaproteobacteria-6 includes the following:
- a CDS encoding aspartate--tRNA ligase: MSQFISKDKRTHYCGKVSLADDGKEVILMGWTQRRRDHGGVIFVDLRDREGIVQIVFNPEAGETVHGEAHKIRSEYVLAVKGKVRKRPEGMDNPALATGKIEVIISELEILNESKTPPFSFDEDDTSENVRLKYRYLDLRRPAIQKNLFLRSKLAIATRQYFNDNGFIEVETPFLGKSTPEGARDYLVPSRVNKGTFYALPQSPQIFKQLLMVSGFDRYFQIAKCFRDEDLRADRQPEFTQIDVEMSFISEEDIMQMMEGLMKAIFKACLDKDLTLPLPRITYADAISRYGKDNPDVRFGMEIVDLTSIVKNAGFKLFTEVAATGGVIKAIKAEKASTLSRKDLDGLTEFVAIYGAKGLAWAKVNAADWTSPIFKFLKPEEVAAIAKAMDAKEGDIIFFVADSPKVVNDSLGNLRLNLGKKLNLIDPDALAFTWITEFPLMEYSETEKRFMSTHHPFTSPFIEDIPLMTTDPGKVRAKAYDLVLNGSEIGGGSIRIHRKDVQSQVFSALGLSEDDARMKFGFLLDALEFGAPPHGGLAFGLDRLTMIMTKAESIRDVIAFPKTQKAADLMSDAPSKVSIEQLMELSLKIV, encoded by the coding sequence GTGAGCCAATTTATTTCGAAAGACAAAAGGACGCATTATTGCGGAAAGGTCAGTTTAGCCGATGACGGCAAAGAAGTGATTCTTATGGGCTGGACTCAACGAAGGCGTGATCATGGCGGCGTTATTTTCGTCGATCTGCGAGATCGCGAAGGGATCGTCCAGATTGTCTTCAATCCGGAAGCAGGCGAAACCGTCCACGGCGAAGCGCATAAAATCCGCAGCGAGTATGTTCTGGCGGTCAAAGGCAAGGTGCGAAAACGTCCGGAAGGCATGGATAATCCCGCACTGGCCACAGGCAAGATTGAAGTGATTATTTCCGAGCTGGAAATATTAAACGAATCCAAGACACCGCCTTTCTCTTTCGATGAAGATGATACGTCCGAAAACGTCCGGCTCAAATACCGCTATCTGGATTTACGCCGTCCTGCGATTCAAAAAAATCTGTTCCTGCGCAGTAAGCTGGCCATTGCCACCCGGCAATACTTTAACGATAATGGATTTATCGAAGTCGAAACACCGTTCCTGGGCAAAAGCACCCCGGAAGGCGCACGCGACTATCTGGTGCCCAGCCGTGTCAACAAGGGAACCTTTTATGCCCTGCCGCAATCGCCGCAAATCTTCAAGCAGCTGTTGATGGTCTCCGGGTTTGACCGTTATTTTCAAATTGCCAAATGTTTCCGCGACGAAGACCTGCGCGCCGACCGCCAGCCGGAATTCACGCAGATCGACGTGGAGATGTCATTTATCTCCGAAGAAGACATTATGCAGATGATGGAAGGCCTGATGAAAGCCATCTTCAAGGCCTGCCTGGACAAAGATCTGACGCTTCCCCTGCCCAGAATAACTTACGCCGACGCCATCAGCCGTTACGGCAAAGACAACCCCGACGTACGTTTTGGAATGGAAATTGTGGACCTCACGTCTATCGTGAAAAATGCCGGCTTTAAGCTGTTTACGGAAGTTGCGGCAACCGGCGGCGTTATTAAGGCCATTAAAGCCGAGAAAGCATCCACGCTTTCGCGCAAAGACCTCGACGGGCTTACGGAGTTTGTCGCCATTTACGGCGCAAAGGGGCTGGCCTGGGCTAAAGTCAATGCCGCCGACTGGACATCGCCCATCTTTAAATTCCTGAAGCCTGAAGAAGTGGCGGCCATTGCCAAAGCCATGGATGCCAAAGAAGGAGACATCATCTTTTTTGTCGCAGACTCACCGAAAGTCGTTAATGATTCTTTAGGCAATCTCCGTCTGAATCTGGGCAAGAAACTGAACTTGATTGATCCCGATGCCCTGGCCTTCACCTGGATCACGGAATTTCCGTTGATGGAATACTCGGAGACGGAAAAACGATTCATGTCCACGCATCATCCTTTCACGTCACCGTTCATTGAAGATATACCGCTCATGACCACCGATCCGGGAAAAGTAAGGGCAAAAGCCTATGATCTGGTGCTCAACGGCTCGGAAATCGGCGGCGGCAGCATCCGTATCCATCGCAAGGACGTGCAGTCGCAGGTCTTCAGCGCGCTGGGGTTAAGTGAAGATGATGCAAGAATGAAATTCGGGTTTCTGCTGGATGCTCTTGAGTTCGGCGCGCCGCCTCACGGAGGACTCGCCTTCGGCCTGGACCGGCTCACCATGATCATGACCAAAGCGGAATCAATTCGCGACGTGATCGCCTTCCCGAAAACACAAAAGGCAGCGGATTTGATGTCCGACGCCCCTTCCAAGGTCAGCATTGAACAGTTGATGGAACTTTCATTGAAGATTGTCTAA
- a CDS encoding nucleoside-diphosphate kinase, protein MAIQQTLIIIKPDGLVKSLTGNVISRLAEAKLTIMGAKVVRVSRQLAEKHYEHLKDKPFFEELIQYIVGDVHNTHRVLALVYQGDDAIFKIRDIVGDTDPEKANPVSIRGAYGRITTSGVFENVVHASSSPEDAEKEIKLWFEPEEIVEDMYPIKEVTFDHVKKTVWA, encoded by the coding sequence ATGGCCATTCAACAAACGTTAATCATTATTAAACCTGATGGGCTTGTAAAGTCACTGACGGGAAATGTTATATCCCGGTTAGCAGAGGCGAAATTGACCATCATGGGCGCAAAGGTGGTGCGTGTCAGCCGTCAACTGGCCGAAAAACATTATGAACATCTCAAGGATAAGCCTTTTTTTGAAGAATTGATCCAGTATATCGTGGGTGACGTGCACAATACTCACAGAGTTCTCGCACTGGTCTATCAGGGGGATGACGCCATTTTCAAAATTCGGGATATTGTCGGCGATACGGATCCGGAGAAAGCCAACCCCGTATCCATAAGAGGTGCCTACGGCCGAATCACGACATCGGGAGTATTTGAAAATGTTGTCCATGCATCTTCCAGCCCGGAAGATGCCGAAAAAGAGATTAAGCTCTGGTTTGAACCGGAAGAAATTGTCGAAGACATGTATCCTATAAAAGAAGTGACATTCGATCATGTTAAAAAGACGGTCTGGGCTTAA
- a CDS encoding DNA ligase (NAD(+)) LigA, whose translation MDKDTAEKRIPELRKIIEYHNRRYYQQDAPEISDIEYDHLMRELQELEALYPDDELAASPTQRVGAAPLARFAPFSHPQAMFSLANAFSTEEILDFDLRIRRLAKKDSMDYVAEPKLDGLAVNLIYESGLFLRGATRGDGTTGEDVTQNLKTIAALPLKMKKRAGHPHPEFIEIRGEVYMARQPFEKLNRRREQEGEDPFANPRNAAAGSLRQLDPKITARRPLSIFLYGIGSVRGLNFSSHWEILQTLDEWGFPVNPLIQQAPDISSCLSYFERIGSLRAGLPYDIDGVVLKVNDLHTQEILGNVSRSPRWALACKFPAEQAETVIKDIIVQVGRMGTLTPVAVMEPVNVGGVIVSRATLHNEDEILKKDIRIGDTVVIQRAGDVIPEVVKVISSKRTGREKEFRMPRHCPECGSETVRIEGEVAHRCINLACPAQIKEHIRHFASRGAMDIEGLGEKVSAQLFDARLIQDPADLYFLKKEQLLALNRQAEKSVQKLLEAIERSKTPPLDRFIFALGIRHVGERTARLLALHFGSLDSLMNAGIEDLTDLNEIGPEIAQSIVEFFAEDRNRKVIEKFHRAGMAPQKKEVLTKAPLEGKFFVFTGSLESMGRNEAKAIVESLGGIAQASVTGKTSYVVAGGEPGSKLDKARSQGIAVITEDEFLKLIGR comes from the coding sequence ATGGACAAAGACACCGCGGAAAAGCGAATCCCCGAATTACGAAAAATCATCGAATATCATAATCGGCGCTACTATCAGCAGGATGCTCCGGAAATATCCGACATCGAATACGACCACCTGATGCGGGAACTTCAGGAACTGGAAGCCCTCTATCCTGATGATGAACTGGCTGCATCTCCGACACAGCGGGTGGGCGCCGCCCCTCTCGCCAGGTTTGCCCCCTTCAGTCATCCGCAGGCCATGTTCAGTCTGGCCAACGCCTTTTCCACAGAGGAAATTCTGGATTTTGATTTGCGCATCCGGCGCCTGGCAAAAAAGGATTCGATGGATTATGTTGCCGAACCCAAACTTGACGGCCTGGCTGTCAACTTAATCTACGAAAGCGGCCTTTTCCTGCGCGGCGCAACACGCGGCGACGGCACAACCGGCGAAGACGTCACGCAGAATCTTAAAACGATTGCGGCGCTGCCTTTGAAAATGAAAAAAAGAGCCGGGCATCCTCACCCGGAATTCATCGAAATCCGCGGTGAAGTTTATATGGCAAGGCAGCCGTTTGAGAAACTCAACCGCCGCAGGGAGCAGGAAGGCGAAGACCCGTTTGCCAATCCACGCAACGCCGCCGCGGGATCGCTGCGGCAACTGGATCCGAAAATAACCGCCCGTCGTCCTTTAAGCATCTTTCTCTATGGTATCGGATCCGTCCGAGGTCTGAATTTTTCCAGCCACTGGGAAATACTGCAGACCCTTGATGAATGGGGGTTTCCCGTCAACCCGCTCATTCAACAGGCACCGGATATCTCTTCCTGTCTATCTTATTTCGAACGTATCGGGTCGCTACGCGCAGGCCTTCCCTATGACATCGACGGCGTTGTGCTGAAAGTCAATGATTTGCACACGCAGGAAATTCTGGGCAACGTGTCCCGTTCTCCGCGCTGGGCGCTGGCCTGTAAATTCCCGGCCGAACAGGCCGAGACAGTAATCAAAGACATCATCGTCCAGGTAGGCCGCATGGGAACGCTGACACCCGTGGCGGTAATGGAGCCGGTCAATGTCGGCGGCGTCATCGTCAGCCGCGCCACGCTGCATAATGAAGATGAAATTCTAAAAAAAGATATTCGCATCGGTGACACGGTTGTGATTCAAAGGGCTGGAGACGTCATTCCCGAAGTTGTTAAAGTTATTTCATCAAAAAGAACCGGCCGGGAAAAAGAATTCCGCATGCCACGCCATTGCCCGGAATGCGGATCAGAAACCGTTCGCATTGAAGGCGAGGTCGCCCACCGTTGCATCAATCTGGCCTGCCCCGCGCAAATCAAGGAACACATCCGTCATTTCGCCTCACGCGGCGCAATGGACATTGAAGGACTGGGCGAAAAAGTTTCCGCGCAGCTTTTTGACGCCAGGCTTATTCAAGATCCCGCCGACCTTTATTTTTTGAAGAAAGAACAGCTGCTGGCTCTTAACCGGCAGGCGGAAAAATCCGTCCAGAAACTGCTGGAAGCTATTGAACGATCCAAGACGCCTCCCCTGGACAGATTTATTTTTGCTCTGGGCATTCGCCATGTGGGAGAACGGACTGCCAGACTGCTTGCCTTGCATTTCGGCAGCCTGGATAGTCTAATGAATGCGGGCATTGAAGATTTAACCGATCTCAATGAAATCGGTCCGGAAATCGCTCAAAGCATTGTCGAATTCTTTGCTGAAGATCGAAACAGAAAAGTTATAGAAAAATTTCACCGGGCAGGTATGGCACCTCAAAAGAAAGAAGTGTTGACCAAAGCGCCTCTGGAAGGAAAGTTTTTCGTCTTTACCGGCTCGCTCGAAAGCATGGGCAGAAATGAAGCCAAGGCGATTGTGGAATCACTGGGCGGCATTGCCCAGGCGTCTGTAACCGGCAAAACATCGTATGTGGTTGCAGGAGGTGAACCGGGATCAAAGCTGGACAAAGCCCGGTCTCAGGGTATTGCCGTCATCACTGAAGACGAATTTCTGAAGCTCATCGGCAGGTAA
- a CDS encoding DNA internalization-related competence protein ComEC/Rec2 → MQRPLLYPLIALMTGMIIGDSIILPFFLFPGGALVVLLVLLVCVRNQWNRSAFFLILILMLIIGLFNAQRQQYLTQNDQHIIYQTSQGILTVEGIVLANDQISPSNNALVVRCRRIIKNNSYLPVTGNIRLVIPSDLSFQYGDFIRFHSKIKKIQSFHNPGGFDYERYLNRQGIYAAGFIANGAGIVLIRPNSASGIKLKLETFRLYLKQLIYANAPSPQREIIEAMTIGNQKAIPMDVRDNFAKTGTSHILSISGLHIGMVAAGGFFLIFFLLKSSEYMMLKFNIIKMATAAAFIPVIVYALVAGMGTTVLRSTLMTLAFLLALIIGKQRDLYNILFGAALIILILAPESLFEISFQLSFSAVFAILYIVPKFSKTTFDFLSSTPHLLQTFIHRTYIFILVSAAATLGTLPIIVFYFNRVSAVTLIANLIAVPLLGMLALIPAMAFILTAIFSPAIAGFCIKAASFFTHFSVEIINRLASLSWSTFSFTKPNIAEIIIFYVFIFLIIEVITPEDKINKKGFPARHPLLIRTALLISVALLFTDAVYLLAKDKYSTHLKITAVDVGQGSSTLVQFPRGINMLIDGGGFSDSSFDMGKSVIAPFLYAGRIGKIDIVVSTHPHPDHLQGLIHIAENFAVKEIWHTGVHADDDLYLLWKKTILEKKIRIKQLSAQSPSENISGVHIQFLWPFHKQFFNDSEVSYDDMNDASLVAKITYGDRSFLLTGDISGRVEANLIASGQNLKSDLLFVPHHGSRHSSSMQFISAVCPHYAIVSSGKNNVFRHPHPTVLNRYLSGHVTVYRTDQQGAIFVQTDGKSLDITPWLK, encoded by the coding sequence ATGCAGAGACCTCTATTGTATCCCCTCATTGCTCTGATGACCGGTATGATCATCGGCGATTCCATCATTTTACCTTTTTTTCTTTTCCCGGGTGGAGCGCTGGTGGTCCTGCTTGTTTTACTGGTCTGTGTCAGAAATCAATGGAACCGATCCGCTTTTTTCCTGATCCTTATTCTGATGCTGATCATCGGTTTATTTAACGCTCAAAGACAACAATACCTGACCCAAAATGATCAGCATATTATCTACCAGACAAGCCAGGGGATATTGACGGTGGAGGGCATCGTCCTGGCAAACGATCAGATTTCCCCGTCAAACAATGCTCTGGTAGTGCGTTGCCGGAGAATCATAAAAAATAATTCCTATCTCCCTGTGACGGGGAATATTCGTCTGGTCATCCCTTCGGACCTCAGTTTTCAATACGGTGACTTTATCCGTTTTCATTCTAAAATTAAGAAAATCCAGAGTTTTCACAATCCGGGCGGGTTCGATTATGAACGTTATCTCAACCGGCAGGGTATTTATGCCGCAGGTTTTATCGCCAATGGCGCCGGCATTGTTCTGATCCGGCCCAATTCGGCAAGCGGTATCAAGCTGAAGCTGGAAACTTTTCGTTTATATTTAAAACAACTAATTTATGCCAATGCTCCGTCTCCGCAAAGAGAAATCATTGAAGCCATGACCATCGGCAATCAAAAAGCTATTCCCATGGACGTACGCGACAATTTCGCCAAAACCGGCACGTCTCACATTCTGTCCATTTCCGGGCTGCATATCGGCATGGTAGCGGCAGGCGGTTTTTTCCTGATATTTTTTCTGCTGAAATCTTCAGAATATATGATGCTCAAATTCAATATCATCAAAATGGCAACAGCCGCTGCTTTCATCCCGGTTATCGTTTACGCCCTGGTCGCCGGAATGGGAACAACCGTCCTTCGTTCAACGCTCATGACTCTGGCTTTTCTGCTGGCGTTGATCATTGGCAAACAAAGAGACCTTTACAATATTCTGTTCGGCGCGGCGTTGATCATTCTGATTCTTGCACCGGAGTCCCTTTTCGAAATTTCTTTTCAACTTTCCTTCAGCGCGGTTTTTGCCATTTTGTATATCGTTCCAAAATTCAGCAAGACAACATTTGATTTTTTGTCATCAACGCCGCATTTATTGCAAACGTTTATTCACCGTACTTATATTTTTATCCTGGTGTCCGCCGCCGCCACATTAGGCACCCTGCCCATTATTGTTTTTTATTTTAACCGCGTCTCCGCCGTGACATTAATCGCCAATCTCATTGCGGTCCCCCTGCTGGGTATGCTGGCGTTGATCCCGGCAATGGCTTTTATTCTGACGGCAATATTCTCACCCGCCATTGCAGGTTTTTGCATCAAAGCAGCATCTTTTTTTACACACTTCTCCGTCGAGATCATCAATCGGCTGGCTTCCTTATCCTGGTCGACTTTCAGCTTCACGAAACCAAACATTGCTGAAATAATTATTTTCTATGTTTTTATTTTTCTTATAATCGAGGTCATAACACCCGAAGATAAGATAAATAAAAAAGGATTCCCGGCGCGTCATCCCTTATTGATCAGGACGGCTCTCCTGATTTCGGTGGCTCTGCTTTTTACGGATGCCGTTTATCTGCTGGCGAAAGATAAATATTCCACCCATTTAAAAATAACGGCCGTTGACGTCGGCCAGGGCTCATCCACTCTTGTCCAGTTTCCCCGCGGGATCAATATGCTCATTGACGGCGGCGGATTTTCTGACAGTTCCTTTGATATGGGCAAGTCAGTTATCGCACCATTTCTTTACGCCGGACGAATCGGGAAAATTGATATTGTCGTGTCGACACATCCTCACCCTGACCATCTTCAGGGATTGATTCATATCGCTGAAAACTTTGCCGTCAAAGAAATATGGCACACCGGTGTCCACGCTGATGATGACCTTTACCTGCTATGGAAAAAAACAATTCTGGAGAAAAAAATAAGAATAAAGCAGCTTTCGGCACAATCACCGTCTGAAAATATTTCTGGTGTTCATATTCAATTTCTATGGCCTTTCCACAAACAATTTTTTAATGATTCGGAAGTATCCTACGATGACATGAATGACGCTTCATTGGTTGCAAAAATAACCTATGGGGATAGAAGCTTTCTTTTGACCGGTGACATTTCCGGGCGCGTGGAAGCAAACCTGATCGCTTCCGGGCAGAATTTAAAAAGCGATCTTTTGTTTGTGCCGCATCACGGCTCCAGACATTCCAGCTCCATGCAATTTATCAGCGCCGTTTGTCCTCACTATGCCATTGTCAGTTCAGGTAAAAACAATGTCTTTCGCCATCCGCATCCTACCGTACTCAACCGCTACCTGTCCGGTCATGTCACGGTGTACCGTACGGATCAGCAAGGCGCGATTTTCGTGCAAACCGATGGAAAATCGCTCGATATCACACCCTGGCTGAAGTAG
- a CDS encoding histidine--tRNA ligase, whose amino-acid sequence MEKITAIKGIKDILPKDSPIWHQVELTARKVFECFGFCEIRVPIMEKTSLFQRSIGETTDIVEKEMYTFRDRDDELLTLRPEATASVIRAYIEHNLLGSDPITKLYTMGPMFRRERPQKGRFRQFHQIDVELFGDDQPASDAEVIFMLMHFLQTAGVEKLSLEINSLGCKACRPVFSQSVVDFLKGSENDLCPDCQRRIYTNPLRVFDCKVETCGSVIAGAPRILDFLCTECSDHFSAVKSYLDELKLTYEINPRMVRGLDYYTKTAFEVKSGALGAQNSLAGGGRYDGLVSFLGGPEVPGIGFGIGMERLIACLPPDDKKPYQTDIYIAALGARAQKIAFGLTQELRRTGICAAMDYSDKSLKSQMKRSDKLNSAYTLIFGDKEIDENRAELRNMTTKNQQSLPLDQLLAAVTNIIKER is encoded by the coding sequence ATGGAAAAAATTACAGCGATCAAGGGCATTAAAGATATTCTCCCCAAGGATTCACCCATCTGGCATCAGGTTGAATTAACGGCCCGCAAAGTTTTTGAATGCTTCGGCTTTTGCGAAATTCGTGTGCCGATTATGGAAAAAACATCGTTATTCCAGCGCAGTATCGGCGAGACCACCGATATTGTCGAAAAGGAAATGTACACTTTCCGCGACCGGGACGACGAACTTTTGACCCTGCGCCCGGAAGCCACGGCGTCCGTCATCCGCGCTTACATTGAACATAACCTCCTGGGGTCCGATCCAATTACCAAGCTGTATACCATGGGTCCGATGTTTCGCCGCGAACGCCCGCAAAAAGGCCGTTTCCGGCAGTTTCATCAGATTGACGTGGAATTATTTGGAGATGATCAACCGGCATCCGATGCGGAAGTTATTTTCATGCTGATGCATTTTCTGCAGACAGCTGGTGTCGAAAAGTTATCGCTGGAAATTAACTCACTGGGCTGCAAGGCCTGTCGGCCGGTCTTTTCCCAGTCTGTGGTTGATTTTCTGAAAGGATCGGAGAATGATCTCTGCCCTGATTGTCAGAGGCGTATTTATACAAACCCGTTGCGCGTATTTGATTGTAAAGTGGAAACCTGTGGTTCGGTCATTGCCGGTGCTCCCCGTATCCTGGATTTTCTGTGTACGGAATGCTCGGATCATTTTTCGGCAGTTAAAAGTTATCTCGATGAACTGAAACTGACCTATGAAATCAATCCACGAATGGTGCGCGGCCTGGATTATTATACAAAAACAGCCTTTGAAGTGAAATCCGGCGCATTGGGCGCGCAGAATTCTCTGGCGGGCGGCGGTCGTTATGACGGCCTGGTCAGTTTTCTGGGTGGACCCGAAGTTCCGGGAATCGGCTTCGGAATCGGCATGGAGCGTCTCATCGCCTGCCTGCCGCCGGATGATAAAAAACCGTACCAAACCGATATATACATTGCCGCTTTAGGCGCGCGCGCGCAAAAAATTGCATTCGGTTTGACGCAGGAATTACGTCGCACCGGGATCTGCGCGGCAATGGATTATTCCGATAAAAGTTTGAAGAGCCAGATGAAGCGATCCGATAAATTAAACAGCGCCTACACATTGATTTTCGGAGATAAGGAAATTGATGAAAACCGCGCCGAGTTAAGAAACATGACTACCAAAAATCAACAAAGCCTGCCCCTGGACCAACTCCTTGCGGCAGTGACGAATATTATTAAAGAGAGGTAA
- a CDS encoding Fis family transcriptional regulator, which produces MAKILVLDDDQGMREFMEIMLTKEGYDVTSADSPVRAINLCRKTAYDLVITDLKMPKIDGIEFLKTIKDHRPETVVILITAYASGETAVNAMKEGAYDYVEKGGSIEELKQIVRQALLKNGLVSDNQVPKSETIETSFCGMIGTSREMARVFATIKKVADTPANILILGESGTGKELVARAIHANSSRSRMPFMAINSGGIPENLLESELFGYMKGSFTGAYADRAGLFELAKGGTVFLDEIGELPPVLQVKLLRVVQEKTFRRIGGGDDIKVDVRIISATNQNLKEKVRKGEFREDLYFRLNVIPIQMPPLRDRRDDIPLLTKHFIEKYAREFDKEVRMISSYAMELLMGYAFPGNIRELENIIERGVAMETSNIILPENLVLSVEADGTEKNIDLNIPDTGIDLNAELEKIEKRIIEKALRKTKGVKTRAAEMLGVTSDSLKYRIEKLGVE; this is translated from the coding sequence ATGGCGAAGATTCTGGTTCTCGACGACGATCAAGGCATGCGGGAATTTATGGAAATCATGTTGACCAAAGAGGGATATGACGTCACTTCCGCCGACAGTCCCGTGAGGGCAATTAATCTGTGTCGCAAAACGGCGTATGATTTGGTCATCACGGATTTGAAAATGCCCAAAATCGACGGTATTGAATTTTTGAAAACCATCAAGGATCACCGGCCGGAAACCGTTGTCATATTGATTACCGCTTATGCTTCCGGTGAAACAGCCGTCAATGCGATGAAGGAAGGCGCTTACGATTATGTGGAAAAAGGCGGCAGCATTGAAGAATTGAAGCAGATCGTTCGTCAGGCCTTATTAAAGAACGGTCTGGTCAGTGATAATCAAGTTCCGAAAAGCGAAACAATCGAGACGTCTTTTTGCGGTATGATCGGAACCAGCAGGGAAATGGCCAGGGTGTTCGCGACGATTAAAAAGGTGGCCGACACACCGGCGAACATTCTGATTCTGGGAGAAAGCGGTACCGGCAAGGAACTGGTCGCCCGCGCCATACACGCCAATTCTTCCCGTTCCAGGATGCCGTTTATGGCCATTAACAGCGGCGGCATTCCGGAGAATCTGCTGGAAAGTGAGCTGTTTGGTTACATGAAGGGGTCCTTTACCGGTGCTTATGCGGATCGGGCGGGTCTGTTCGAATTAGCTAAAGGGGGTACGGTATTCCTGGATGAAATTGGCGAACTGCCGCCGGTGCTGCAGGTTAAACTCCTGAGAGTCGTGCAGGAAAAGACTTTTCGGCGCATCGGAGGAGGAGACGATATCAAAGTGGATGTGCGTATTATCTCCGCCACCAATCAGAACCTGAAGGAAAAGGTCAGAAAAGGCGAATTTCGTGAAGATCTCTATTTTCGTTTGAATGTTATTCCCATCCAGATGCCGCCGCTTCGGGATAGAAGAGATGATATTCCCCTTTTAACCAAACATTTCATTGAAAAATATGCCCGCGAGTTTGACAAAGAAGTGCGGATGATTTCCTCATATGCCATGGAATTGCTGATGGGATACGCTTTCCCCGGTAATATTCGCGAGCTGGAAAATATCATTGAACGCGGCGTGGCGATGGAAACGTCGAATATAATTTTACCCGAGAATCTGGTGCTGTCCGTCGAGGCCGATGGCACTGAGAAAAATATTGATTTGAATATCCCCGACACGGGTATTGATCTGAATGCCGAGCTGGAAAAAATTGAAAAAAGAATAATAGAAAAAGCACTGCGAAAAACAAAAGGGGTCAAAACAAGAGCCGCCGAGATGCTGGGGGTTACCAGTGATTCCCTGAAGTACCGCATCGAAAAGCTGGGCGTGGAATAA
- a CDS encoding acylphosphatase, which produces MKSVHVTISGRVQGVFFRAETERTAESLNLTGWVRNRSDGSVEAVFEGEDKAVYQMVVWCHSGPRFARVDDVIIEDEPYTGKFQNFRVRY; this is translated from the coding sequence ATGAAAAGCGTGCATGTCACAATCAGCGGCAGAGTCCAGGGTGTTTTCTTCCGTGCGGAAACTGAGCGCACGGCAGAAAGCCTTAACCTGACCGGCTGGGTACGCAACAGGTCCGACGGAAGCGTGGAAGCTGTGTTTGAAGGAGAGGACAAGGCTGTCTATCAAATGGTGGTCTGGTGCCACTCCGGCCCCCGATTCGCCCGTGTGGATGATGTCATCATCGAAGATGAACCCTACACCGGGAAATTTCAAAACTTCAGAGTCAGGTATTGA